One Conger conger chromosome 18, fConCon1.1, whole genome shotgun sequence DNA window includes the following coding sequences:
- the LOC133118045 gene encoding G-protein coupled receptor 4-like has product MDFTNPNLSSSNGFRMGRVGNMCNIDFSQDVIFIPVLYGIFFTLGVPLNLLALFGLHRLIKSNNVLPVYLINLLISNLLQLLMLPLWIDYYRRGHSWLYGPTACRGMHFIFYVTIYASIMFMCAIAVERHFAIARPMKFQAMRSLKYTRWVALGIWMVVALPPSIALKSLFTTSQNSTLCIEKYPSEEGFITYRLVTLVLSFFLPLSFIVILHRKTLQALKGVVSLAQREKRQIRGLLALLVMVFVVVLGPYHLVGCVKYVGLLFHSMPCQWEKAVFLPYQVGRVLLSINSLLDPVFYIFLRGDFREAVCRYLPCLRRVRWFTSQERSSEQRERPTNSTQDSDL; this is encoded by the coding sequence ATGGATTTCACAAACCCAAACCTAAGTTCATCCAATGGCTTCAGGATGGGGAGAGTTGGCAACATGTGCAACATCGACTTCAGCCAGGATGTTATATTCATCCCAGTGCTGTATGGCATCTTCTTCACTCTTGGAGTCCCCCTGAACCTGCTGGCTCTGTTTGGTCTTCACCGCCTGATTAAGTCCAACAATGTCCTCCCGGTGTATTTGATCAACCTGCTTATCTCCAatctcctccagctgctgatGCTTCCTCTGTGGATAGATTACTACAGGAGGGGGCACAGCTGGCTCTATGGTCCCACAGCCTGCCGCGGGATGCATTTTATCTTCTACGTCACCATCTATGCCAGCATAATGTTCATGTGCGCCATCGCAGTGGAGCGGCACTTTGCCATCGCGCGGCCGATGAAGTTCCAGGCCATGCGTAGCCTTAAGTACACCCGCTGGGTGGCACTGGGCATTTGGATGGTGGTGGCCTTGCCCCCTTCCATTGCCCTGAAATCCTTGTTCACTACCTCTCAGAACTCCACCCTCTGCATTGAGAAGTACCCATCTGAGGAGGGGTTCATAACGTACCGTCTGGTCACCCTGGTCCTCTCCTTCTTCCTCCCCCTTAGTTTCATCGTCATCCTCCACAGGAAGACCCTGCAGGCTCTGAAAGGGGTGGTCTCTCTAGCCCAACGGGAAAAGAGGCAAATCCGTGGCCTGCTGGCCCTGCTGGTCATGGTATTTGTGGTGGTGCTGGGGCCCTACCACCTTGTTGGTTGTGTGAAGTATGTGGGACTACTGTTCCACTCCATGCCATGCCAATGGGAAAAGGCCGTGTTCCTGCCTTACCAGGTTGGTAGAGTGCTGCTTAGCATCAACAGCCTCCTGGATCccgtattttacattttcctcCGTGGCGACTTCAGAGAGGCTGTCTGCAGGTATCTGCCCTGTCTGAGGAGAGTTCGGTGGTTCACAAGCCAGGAAAGGTCCTCAGAACAGAGGGAGCGACCCACAAACTCCACGCAAGACTCTGATCTGTGA
- the LOC133118047 gene encoding G-protein coupled receptor 4-like, translated as MNLTPNPSSSNGFSMGGVGNMCNIDFSQDVIFIPVLYGIFFTLGVPLNLLALFGLHRLIKSNNVLPVYLINLLISDLLQLLMLPLWIDYYRRGHSWLYGPTACRGMDFIFYVTIYASIMFMCAIAVERHFAIARPMKFQAMRSLKYTRWVALGIWMVVALPPSIALKSLFTTSQNSTLCIEKYPSEEGYITYRLVTLVLPFFLPLSFIVILHRKTLQALKGVVSLAQREKRQIRGLLALLVVVFVVVLGPYHLVGCVKYVGLLFHSTPCQWEKAVFLPYQVGRVLLSINSVLDPVFYIFLRGDFREAVCRYLPCLRRVRWFTSQERSSEQRERPTNSTQDSEL; from the coding sequence ATGAATTTGACCCCAAACCCAAGCTCTTCCAATGGCTTCAGCATGGGGGGAGTTGGCAACATGTGCAACATCGACTTCAGCCAGGATGTTATATTCATCCCAGTGCTGTACGGCATCTTCTTCACTCTCGGAGTACCCCTGAACCTGCTGGCTCTGTTTGGTCTTCACCGCCTGATTAAGTCCAACAATGTCCTCCCGGTGTATTTGATCAACCTGCTTATCTCCgacctcctccagctgctgatGCTTCCTCTGTGGATAGATTACTACAGGAGGGGGCACAGCTGGCTCTACGGTCCCACAGCCTGCCGGGGGATGGATTTTATCTTCTACGTCACCATCTATGCCAGCATAATGTTCATGTGCGCCATTGCAGTGGAGCGGCACTTTGCCATCGCGCGGCCGATGAAGTTCCAGGCCATGCGTAGCCTTAAGTACACCCGCTGGGTGGCACTGGGCATTTGGATGGTGGTGGCCTTGCCCCCTTCCATTGCCCTGAAATCCTTGTTCACTACCTCTCAGAACTCCACCCTCTGCATTGAGAAGTACCCATCTGAGGAGGGGTACATAACGTACCGTCTGGTCACCCTGGTCCTCCCCTTCTTCCTCCCCCTTAGTTTCATCGTCATCCTCCACAGGAAGACCCTGCAGGCTCTGAAAGGGGTGGTCTCTCTAGCCCAACGGGAAAAGAGGCAAATCCGTGGCCTGCTGGCCCTGCTGGTCGTGGTATTTGTGGTGGTGCTGGGGCCCTACCACCTTGTTGGTTGTGTGAAGTATGTGGGACTACTGTTCCACTCCACGCCATGCCAATGGGAAAAGGCTGTGTTCCTGCCTTACCAGGTTGGTAGAGTGCTGCTTAGCATCAACAGCGTCCTGGATCccgtattttacattttcctcCGTGGCGACTTCAGAGAGgctgtctgcaggtatttgcccTGTCTGAGGAGAGTTCGGTGGTTCACAAGCCAGGAAAGGTCCTCAGAACAGAGGGAGCGACCCACCAACTCCACGCAAGACTCTGAACTGTGA
- the LOC133118046 gene encoding G-protein coupled receptor 4-like has translation MNLTQNSSSSNGFSMGGVGNMCNIDFSQDVIFIPVLYGIFFTLGVPLNLLALFGLHHLIKSNNVLPVYLINLLISNLLQLLTLPLWIDYYRRGHSWLYGPIACRLVALIFYVTIYASIMFMCAIAVERHFAIARPMKFQAMRSLKYTRWVALGIWMVVALPPSIALKSLFTTSQNSTLCIEKYPSEEGFITYRLVTLVLSFFLPLSFIVILHRKTLQALKGVVSLAQREKRQIRGLLALLVVVFLVVLGPYHLVGCVKYVGLLFHSMPCQWEKAVFLPYQVGRVLLSINSLLDPVFYIFLRGDFREAVCRYLPCLRRVQWFTSQERSSEQREGPTNSTQDSEL, from the coding sequence ATGAATTTGACCCAAAACTCAAGCTCTTCCAATGGCTTCAGCATGGGGGGAGTTGGCAACATGTGCAACATCGACTTCAGCCAGGATGTTATATTCATTCCAGTGCTGTACGGCATCTTCTTCACTCTTGGAGTCCCCCTGAACCTGCTGGCTCTGTTTGGTCTTCACCACCTGATTAAGTCCAACAATGTCCTCCCGGTGTATTTGATCAACCTGCTTATCTCCaacctcctccagctgctgacGCTTCCTCTGTGGATAGACTACTACAGGAGGGGGCACAGCTGGCTCTACGGTCCCATAGCCTGCCGGCTGGTGGCTCTCATCTTCTACGTCACCATCTATGCCAGCATAATGTTCATGTGCGCCATCGCAGTGGAGCGGCACTTTGCCATCGCACGGCCGATGAAGTTCCAGGCCATGCGTAGCCTTAAGTACACCCGCTGGGTGGCACTGGGCATTTGGATGGTGGTGGCCTTGCCCCCTTCCATTGCCCTGAAATCCTTGTTCACTACCTCTCAGAACTCCACCCTCTGCATTGAAAAGTACCCATCTGAGGAGGGGTTCATAACGTACCGTCTGGTCACCCTGGTCCTCTCCTTCTTCCTCCCCCTTAGTTTCATCGTCATCCTCCACAGGAAGACCCTGCAGGCTCTGAAAGGGGTGGTCTCTCTAGCCCAACGGGAAAAGAGGCAAATCCGTGGCCTGCTGGCCCTGCTGGTCGTGGTATTTTTGGTGGTGCTGGGGCCCTACCACCTTGTTGGTTGTGTGAAGTATGTGGGACTACTGTTCCACTCCATGCCATGCCAATGGGAAAAGGCCGTGTTCCTGCCTTACCAGGTTGGTAGAGTGCTGCTTAGCATCAACAGCCTCCTGGATCccgtattttacattttcctcCGTGGCGACTTCAGAGAGGCTGTCTGCAGGTATCTGCCCTGTCTGAGGAGAGTTCAGTGGTTCACAAGCCAGGAAAGGTCCtcagaacagagggagggacCCACAAACTCCACGCAAGACTCTGAACTGTGA